The genomic segment TCTGCCGTCCTTCGACTCCTCCGCCATGGACGGCTGGGCCGTGTCCGGCCCGGGCCCCTGGCGGATCGCCACCGGCGGACACGGCGTCCTCGCCGGGGACGACGGGCTCGTACCGCTGGAGGACGGCCACGCGGTCCGGATCGCGACGGGGGCGCGGGTGCCGCCGGGCACCACCGGAGTCCTCCGCAGCGAGTACGGCGAGATTCGCCGGCGCCCGGCCCGTGGCCCCGAGGACGGCGGGCACACCGGCGGGAACGGCGCCGGGAACACCGGCACGGGCAGCACCGGCACGGGCAGCACCGGCACGGGCAGCGGCGGCGCGGGCAGCGGCGGCGCGGGCAGCCGCGGCGGGACGAACCCCCCGACCGACGGCCCCCACGGCCAGGAGCACGGCACCACCGGAGCCCCCGCCCCCGGCGACGCCTCGCTCCACACCACCGGCGGCCATACCGTCGTGCCCGGCCAGGACATCCGCCCGCGCGGCCAGGAGTGCCGCAGCGGCGACCGGCTGCTGGCGGCCGGGACGGCGGTCACCCCCGCGGTCCTCGGCCTCGCGGCCGCCGCGGGCTACGACGAGCTGCGGACGGTCCGCCGCCCGCGCGTGGAGGTGCTGGTCCTCGGCGACGAGCTGCTGCACTCCGGGCTCCCCCGCGACGGGCGCATCCGCGACGCGCTCGGCCCGATGCTCGGCCCATGGCTGGAGACGCTCGGCGCGGAGGTCACCGGGACGTACCGGCTCGGAGACGACGCCGAGGTACTGCACACCGCCGTCACCGCGTCGGCCGCCGACGTGATCGTCACCACCGGCGGTACCGCCGCCGGCCCCGTCGACCACGTGCACCCGGTGCTCCGCCGGGCCGGGGCCGAGGTGCTGGTGGACGGCGTCGCCGTGCGGCCCGGCCATCCCATGCTGCTGGCCCGGCTCGCGCCCGGCCGGCATCTCGTCGGCCTGCCCGGCAACCCCCTCGCCGCCGTCTCGGGGCTGCTGACGCTCGTCGAGCCGCTGCTCCGCGCGCTCTGCGGCCGCGCCCCGCGCGCCGCCGCGTACGTCCCGCTGGCGGAGGGCGCGCCGGGCCACCCCCGGGACACCCGCCTGGTGCCCGTGGTGCGCCGCACCGGCACCCCGGCGGCGCCCCCGTCCGGCCGCTCCGGGCACCCCGGCGGACGCGCCCCCGGCAGCCGGGGGACCGCCGCCCGGAGCAGCGGAAAGACCGCCGCGGGGACCGGCCACCGGGCGGTGCCGCTGCGCTTCAACGGACCGGCTATGCTCCGCGGGATCGCCGCCGCCGACGGGCTCGCCGTCGTGCCGCCGGGCGGCGCCGAGGACGGATCCATGGCGGAGATTCTCGAACTCCCCTGGTTCGAGGGGGAGACCGAGTGAAGCTGCCGAGTTACGACGTCGCCGCGCGGGACGCCCCGGACGCCACCGGCTTCCGCATCCAGCTGCCGCGCCGCATCGCCGCGCACCCCCTGCGCCAGGTGGCGCGGCGGCTGCTGCTGGCGCTGCTGGTCCTGCTGACCACCGTGATGATCGTCTACCTCGACCGCGACGGCTACACCGACAACACCGACGAGAGCGTCGACTTCCTCGACGCCGCCTACTACGCCACCGTCACCCTCTCCACCACCGGCTACGGCGACATCATCCCGGCCAGCGACAGCGCCCGGCTCGTCAACATCCTGGCGGTGACGCCGCTGCGGGTGATGTTCCTGATCATTCTCGTCGGCACGACCCTGGAGGTCCTCACGGAGCGCACCCGTGAGGAGTGGCGGCTGGCCCGTTGGAGGACCCACTTGCGCGACCACACCGTCATCATCGGCTACGGCACCAAGGGCCGTTCGGCCGTGCAGACCCTGCACGCCAAGGGCCTGCCGAAGGACCAGGTCGTCATCGTCGATCCGAGCAGCAAGGTGATCGACTCGGCCAACGCCGAGGGCTTCGTGGGCGTGATCGGGGACGCCACCCGCAGCGACGTCCTGCTGCGCGCCGAGGCGCAGAAGGCCCGTCAGATCATCATCGCCACCCAGCGCGACGACACCGCCGTCCTCGTGACCCTGACGGCCCGTCAGATGAACCGGGCGGCGAAGATCGTCGCGGCCGTCCGGGAGGAGGAGAACGCTCTGCTGCTCCGCCAGTCCGGCGCCGACGCCGTGATCACCAGCGCCAGCGCGGCCGGCCGGCTGCTCGGCCTCTCCTCCCTCAGCCCGAGCGCGGGCACGGTCATGGAGGACCTCATCCAGCAGGGCAGCGGACTGGACCTCGTCGAACGCCCGGTGGTCAAGTCCGAAGTGGGCCGTTCCGTGCGGGAGACGGACGACCTGGTGGTCTCCGTGCTCCGCGGGCACCGGCTGCTGCCCTACGACGACCCGACCGCGAGCCCGCTGCGCTCCACCGACCGCCTCATCACCATCGTCCGGGCCCGTCCCCGGCCGCACCCGGCGGAACCGGAGGAGCGCCGGCCGCGGGAGTAGCCTCGCGGGCATGTCCATTCACGCGATCACCATCCCCGAACCCGGCGGACCCGAGGCCCTGGTGTGGGCCGAGGTCCCGGATCCCGTACCCGCTGAGGGGGAAGTGCTGGTCGAGGTGGCGGCCAGTGCCGTCAACCGCGCCGACCTCCTGCAACGCCAGGGCTACTACGACCCGCCGCGGGGCGCCTCGCCGTACCCCGGTCTGGAGTGCTCCGGGCGGATCGCGGCGCTGGGGCCGGGGGTCGCGGGCTGGGCCGTCGGTGACGAGGTGTGCGCGCTGCTCTCGGGCGGCGGTTACGCGGAGAAGGTGGCCGTGCCTGCCGGGCAGCTGCTGCCGCTGCCCGAGGGGGTCGACGCGGTGACGGCCGCGGGCCTGCCGGAGGTCGCCTGCACGGTCTGGTCCAACGTCTTCATGATCGCCCATCTCCGGCCCGGCGACACCCTGCTGGTGCACGGCGGGGCGAGCGGCATCGGGACCATGGCGATCCAGCTGGCCAAGGCGGCCGGTGCCCGGGTCGCGGTCACCGCGGGCAGCGCGGAGAAGCTGGAGCGCTGCCGGGAGCTGGGCGCGGACATCCTGATCAACTACCACGAGCAGGACTTCGTCCAGGAGCTGCGCAAGGCAACCGACGGCGCCGGGGCCGACGTCATCCTGGACATCATCGGCGCCAAGTACCTGGACTGGAACGTGAAGGCGCTGGCGGTCAACGGCCGGCTCGCCATCATCGGCCTGCAGGGCGGCGTCAAGGGCGAACTCAACCTCAACGCCCTGCTGTCGAAGCGGGGCGCGGTCACCGCCACCTCGCTGCGCGCCCGTCCGGAGGCGGAGAAGGCGTCGATCGTCGCGGCGGTGCGCGAGCATGTGTGGCCGCTGGTCGCGGCGGGCCGGGTGCGGCCGGTCGTGGACCGCACGGTGCCGATGCGGGACGCCGCCGAGGCGCACCGGGCGATGGAGGCCGGCGGCCACGTCGGCAAGATCCTGCTGGTGCCGTAGCGGGCCTTCCCGCCGGGGCGGCGGGGAGACGCCCGGTGCGGTGCCGGTGCCGGGCCGGGTGCGCTGCCGGGAAGGCCCGGGACGGCCGGGATGCCGGGCGGGTCCCCCCGTGTGACGCTGGACACCGTCCTACCGTTTCGGCCCGGGAAGGTGTCCGACCGTGACTCCGGTGTTCCGTGCACGGCTCGCGTCGGGACTGCTGGCAGCCGCGGTGCTCGTCCCCGCGCCTCTCGTCCTCCTGCACGACCGCCTCTCCGGCGACGCGGAGCCGCGGGCCGCGTCCTCCCCCACCGCCCGGCGCGACGGCGAGACCGCCGCGGGACGGCGGGCGGCCGAGGGGCGCACCCGGCCCGGCCGGAACACGCCCCCGCCCCGCCCCGGCCGTCCCGGGCACCCACCGCCCGGTGGCGCGGCCCCCTGGTTCCCGCCCGCGGAGGACCACGGCGCGGCGGCGGAGGGGCGGCGCCCGGACCTCCCGTACGGGTACCGGTACGAGGACGAGGTGTATCCGTACGGCCCGCGCCCGTACGAGTGGAGCCCCGACCGGCCGGGCCCGCCGGAGAAGGGGCCGGACGGCTCCACGGAAACGGGCGGCACCGGCGGCGCCACGGACGCCGGCCCGGGCTCCGGTCGGGACTCCGGTACGGGCGCTCCCGCCGCCGCGCCGACCGGCCGCCCGGCGATGCGGGTGCTGCCGCTGGGCACCGGCCTGGTGCTGGTCGGTCTGGGGCTCGGCTTCATCGGCCTCCGACTGCGCCGCGGCTGAGCCCGCTCCCCGTCCGTCCCCGCGCGGCGCCCGCGCGGTCCGCCCGGCGCCCGCGCCGCCTCTCCGCGCCCCCGCCCGATCCGGTACCCCTCCGCGCCGCTGTGAGGATCGTCTCCCCGGGCCCCTGTCCGTCCGGCCCGCGCCGTGTGCGCGAGAATGGCCGCATGGAGAAGCCGAGTAATGAACGGTCGCAGGAGAGCTCCCATGTCCTGGTCGTGGGGCCGGACGGAATGGCTCTCGGAAAGGCCGCCGGCGCCGGCGAGGAGGAGCAGGGCGAGTCCCGCGAGACCCCGCTGACGGAAATGGTCGAACAGCCCGCCAAGGTCATGCGCATCGGCAGCATGATCAAGCAACTGCTGGAAGAGGTCCGGGCGGCTCCTCTCGACGAGGCGAGCCGGGTGCGGCTCAAGGAGATCCACGCGAGCTCCGTCAAGGAGCTGGAGGACGGACTGGCCCCGGAGCTGGTGGAGGAACTGGAGCGGCTCTCGCTGCCGTTCACCGACGACGCGGTGCCCACCGAGGCCGAGCTGCGCATCGCGCAGGCCCAGCTGGTCGGCTGGCTGGAGGGCCTCTTCCACGGCATCCAGACCGCGCTCTTCGCCCAGCAGATGGCCGCCCGCGCCCAGCTGGAGCAGATGCGCCGCGCGCTGCCCCCGGGCGTCCAGCTGCCGGACCAGGAGATCGAGGAGGAGGGCGGCCGTCCCGGCGGCGGCGCCCGCTCCGGCCCGTATCTCTGACCGGCCGGAACGCCCCGTGGACGGTTCGAGGACGGTCCGCGGGGCCTCTCGCGGGATTCCCGTCGCGTCCCGGGTCGCGCAGGCAACGGCCGGGGACCGGCACACACGGCGTGTGACGCGCGCCGTACGTGCCGGTCCCCGGCCCCGTGTTCCCCGCCTACTCGGGCTTGCCCGTGGCGACGGTCAGCGTGATCGTGTCCTTGTCCGGGTCGAACGGCTCGCCCTTGCGGGGGATCTGCTCCAGGACGGCGTTCTTCCCCCAGATGGAGGAGTCCTCGTACTCCAGGTCGTTGTACTTCCAGCCCGCCTGGTTCATGCAGTCCTTCACCGACGCGATGTGGCGGAAGCGCAGATCCGGCATGGACACCGCATCCTTGTCGTCGTAGTGCTCGTACGCGTCCGTGCACTTCTCCGGGTCGATCGTCCGGCTCTTGTCCTCCGCGATCTCCTTGGCCGGCGCGGCGTCGCCGCCCTCGCCGTCACCCGTCTCGCCGCCCGTGGGGGACGGGTCCGCGGACTCGCCGGTTCCGGGGCCGGCCTGCTTCCCGTCGTCGTCGCCGTTGTTGAGGACGAGAGCCGTGATCAGACCACCGAGGGCCAGCAGGACCACCACGACGGCGCCCACGACCACCGGCATGCTGCTGTTCCTGCCGCCGCCCGTGCCGCTGCCGCCGGCCGGCGGCGAGAGGTTGTACGGGGCCGGGCCGGAGGGGCCGTAGGGGGAGGGCGCCGGATAGCCCTGCTGCCCCATCGGATAGCTGGGCGGCGGCGGAGTGGACGGGCCGAAGCCGCCCGGGCCCGCGAGGCCCGGGACGGGCGGCTGCTGGTACGGCGTCTGCACGCCCTGCACGCCCTGCACGCCCTGCCCGGGCAGGGCGGGGTTCTGCTGGTCCAGCGGCGGGAAGACCGCCGAACCCACCCCCGCGCCGCTGGCCCGCGCCCCCGCCCCGTCGACGATCGCCGGGGCGGCGCCGGTCCGCGCCGCGGACGCCACCCGCTCGCACTCCTGGCGCATCGCCTCCGCCGTCGGGAAGCGCTCGTTCGGGTTCTTCTTCAGCGCCCGGGCGATGAGCGCGTCCACCGCCGGCGGCAGGGAGCGGTTGACGGCCGACGGGACGGGCGGCTCCTCCTGCACATGCGCGTAGGCGATGGCCAGCGGGGAGTCCGCGTCGAACGGCAACTGCCCGGTGAGCAGTTCGAAGAGGAGGATGCCGACGGAGTAGAGGTCGGAGCGGGCGTCGACACCGCGCCCCAGCGCCTGCTCCGGCGAGAGGTACTGGGGGGTGCCGACGACCATGCCGGTCTGCGTCATCGACGTCACGCCGGACTGCATGGCCCGCGCGATGCCGAAGTCCATGACCTTGACCACGTCGCGCCTGTTCATCATGACGTTGCCCGGCTTGATGTCCCGGTGGACCAGGCCCATCTCATGGCTGACCTCGAGGGCCGCCAGCACATCGCCCGCGATCTTCAGGGCCTTCTCGGCGGGCATCGCGCCGTACCGGGCGATGTCCTCGTCGAGCACGGAGCGCAGCGGGCGGCCCTCCACGTACTCCATGACGATGTACGGCATCTTGCCGCCGCCCTCGGCGTCGGAGAGGGCGTCCTCGCCGGTGTCGAAGACGGAGACGATGTTGGTGTGGGAGAGTTTGGCGACCGACTGCGCCTCGCGCCGGAAGCGCTCGCGGAACGCCTCCTCGCGGCCCAGCTCGGTGTGGAGGACCTTGATGGCCACCTGCCGGTCCAGCACGGTGTCGTACGCCAGGTGCACGGAGGCCATGCCGCCCGCGCCGAGCAGGTCACGCAGCTGGTACCGCCCGCCCGCGACCGACCGCCCCCGGTAGCGGCCCTGCCCGCCGTCGTCGCTCATGTGACTGACTCCCCCTGTGCGGACGGCCGGGCCGATCGTCCTGGCCGGCTGCTCGAACAACCTTGATTCCGGCCAAGTCTGCCGCAGGGGTCGGCCACGTCCAAGCCGGGTGCCCGTTCCGTGACCGGATGGGCGAGAAGAGTTCGAGAAGCGTTACAGCATCACCATGGACGGGGGGCGGATTTGCCTCCGTGCGCCCCCGGCGGTTTGGATGGTCTGTCCACCGGGGAACGGCGCGCCGCGCGGAGGCTGTAGCGTGCCTACCGGAAGACCCCTGGGTCCCCGAGCCGGCGGCGGGGGATTCGGTGAGGGGATCCCGGACCGCGTACAGCGGACAGACTGACTACGGCGAGGACTGATGGCACAGACGCGCTCCGGGGGCCCGTCCGAATCCGAACCGGCGAACGGCGGCAACGGCAACGGCGGCTCCGGTGACTCCCCCGAGCTGTGGGGCGACGGCGGACTGGTGGGGGACGGGCGCTACCGCCTGACCCACCGGCTCGGCCGCGGCGGCATGGCGGAGGTCTTCGCCGCCGAGGACGTCCGGCTCGGCCGCACGGTCGCGGTGAAGCTTCTGCGCTCCGATCTCGCCGAGGACCCGGTCTCCAAAGCCCGCTTCACGCGCGAGGCCCAGTCGGTGGCGGGGCTGAACCACCACGCGGTGGTCGCGGTCTACGACTCCGGCGAGGACGTGATCGGCGGCAGCACCGTCCCCTACATCGTCATGGAGCTCGTCGAGGGCCGGACGATCCGGGATCTGCTGATCGAGTCCGACGCGCCGCCGCCGGACCAGGCGCTGATCATCGTCTCCGGGGTGCTGGAGGCGCTGGCGTACAGCCACCACCACGGCATCGTGCACCGCGACATCAAGCCCGCGAACGTGATCATCACCAACACGGGCGCGGTCAAGGTCATGGACTTCGGCATCGCCCGCGCGCTGCACGGCGCGCAGTCCACGATGACCCAGACCGGCATGGTCATGGGCACCCCGCAGTACCTCTCGCCGGAACAGGCCCTCGGCAAGACCGTGGACACCCGCTCCGACCTGTACGCCACCGGCTGCCTGCTCTACGAACTGCTCGCGCACCGCCCGCCGTTCACCGGCGAGAGCCCGCTGTCGGTGGTCTACCAGCACGTCCAGGACATGCCGGTGCCGCCCTCCCGGGTGTCGGGCGCGGTGCCGCCGGAGCTGGACGGGCTGGTGATGCGGTCGCTGGCCAAGGACCCGGACGACCGGTTCCAGACCGCCGAGGAGATGCGCGGGCTGGCGCAGTACGCCCTGCAGATGCTGACCGAGCACGGCGGCCACACCGGCGCCTGGGACACCGGCACGGTCGCCATGGCGGGCGCGGCCCCCGCGGCCGGTACGACCGCCATGATGCCGGCGGGCGGCGGCGACACCTCGCAGATCCCGGCCCCGCTGCTGGGCCCCCCGCGGGGCGACGACGGCGGCTTCGACGGCACCCGGCACGACGGCGGCCGGGGCGGCTCCGGCCGGGGCCGCGGCCCGCTGCTGCTGGTGGCGGCGCTGGCGCTGATCGCCGTCACCGTCGGGATCATCTTCGCGCTCGACAGGCGCGACGAGGGCCGGGAGCCGGACCAGAAGCCCTCGCCGACGGTCTCCCAGACCCAGGACAAGGAGACCTCCCCGTCGCCGGAGGACGAGGCCACCCAGGACACGGAGACGGACCCCGGGACCGGCGGGCAGAACGAGGACTACACGCCCGAACAGCCGAGCGGCGAGTACACCCCGTCCCAGGACCCGACCGGCGGCGAGACGACCCCCACCACTCCGAGCCAGCCGCCGCCGTCGACCCCGTCCCAGAGCACCCCGAGCGGTCCGGGCAGCGACCCGGGCGAAACCGGTGAACCGGGCGGTGATCCGGGCGGTGATCCGGGCGGTGCCGGCGGCGATCCGGGCGGCGCCGGCGGTGGCGACGCGGGAGCGGTCGACGGAGGGGGCGCCGGAGACTGACCGGCCCGGGCCCCTCCCTCCCTTGTCCGCCCCACCGCAGTGCATGTCTACGACCCCCGTCCGCACCGGACCATACGCCGGGTGCGGACGGGGGCCTTCGCCGTCGCGGGCCGTCGCGCCCGGCCCCGGGGCGCCCGCTGCCGTCCCGCCCCGGGCCCTCAGGCCGTGAACGCGTCCCGCACCGCGTCGTAGTGCTCGGTCCACCACACGGCCAGGGCCGCCGCCGCCGGGAACTGGGCGTCGGCGCGCGGGTCGCGCAGTTCGTAGCGCCAGCGCAGCATCCAGAAGTCGTTCAGCCGTTCCCACCACACCCGGTGAACGGCCGCGGCCAGTTCGGCCGGGTCCGCCCCGGAGGCCCGCCGGTAGCCGCGCGCGTAGGAGCGGACCCCGGGCAGCGCGAGGGGTCCGCGGGGGCGGACGAAGAAGATGGCCGCGGCCCGGACGGCCTCCTCGGCGCGCGGCTGGACGCTCAGCCGGTCCCAGTCGACGATCGCCGCCGGTTCGGTACCCCGGTAGAGGAGGTTCAGGGGGTGGAAGTCGCCGTGCACCCAGCCCGCGGCGGGTTCGGCGCCGGGGCGCGGGCGGCGGTGGGCGTGGCGGCGGAGCAGGGCGCGCCGTTCGGTGAGCCGGTGCTCGGCGAGTTCGTCGAAGGCGTCGCGCTGCGGCCGGCGGCGGGCGCGTGCCAGGAGCTCGTCGATCAGCGCGTAGGTGTCGGCGGGTTCGGCGCTGGCCAGGGCGGGCGGGCTGGTGGGCGAGGCGGGGCGGCGGGGGCCGGGTAAGCGGAGGCGGTCGCCCGGCCCGGTGCCGCCCGGCCCCGGAGCGGACGCCGGCGCGGGCGGCATGATCCGCTCCAGCGCGGTGTGCACCCGGCCGAGGAGTTCGCCGAGCCGGCCGCACTCGGCGCGGGTGAGCTGGGATCCGTAGCGGTGCCGGCCGTCGATCCAGGGGTGCAGGGCGAAGCAGCGGCCGCCGGTGACGGCGACGGTGGAGCCGGCGGTGTCGGCCAGCGGCGGGACGACGGGGAGGCCGAGGGCGGCGAGCCGGGCGGTCGCGCGGTGCTGGCGGGCGATGGCGGGGCTGTCGCCGTCGAGATGGTGTTTGAGGAAGAAGCGGCCGCGGGTGGTGGTCAGGGCGTAGCCGCGGTTGAGCAGGCCGTGCGTCACCCGTTCGCAGGAGAGCGGCTCGCCGAGGGCGTAGCGGCGCGCCAGGACGGTCAGCGCGTCCGTGCCGGGGGCGTCCGTACCGGGGGTGTCCGTGCAGGGCCCGCCGGGGTTGCCGGTGTTGTCCGGCCCGTCGGTCCGGGAAGGGCCGGAGCCGCCGGGACCGGGGTCCGGCCGGTCCGGTGCGAGGGCCGTGGGCGGGGTGTCCGGGCCGGGGACGGGGTCCGGTGGAGCGGGGGCAACGGATGAGCGCGGCACTCGTCAAATGTTAGATCACGCTGAGTGCTCGATCCGGAACCGGGGCCTCAACAAGACGGGCTCCCGCTCCGGCTTATCCCCGCGAACTCTTCCCGTGCTCTTGCCCCCCGGGTTAACGTGCCGTTGTCCCGGCTCCGCAGGGCTGTGACCAGTGGTCTTCCCCGGCTTTCCCGATTTACTTGGAAATCCAAGCAAAATCCCAGGTCAGAGGGGGTTTCGCAGGAATGCGGACCACTGGGTAACGTGCGTCCTGCGGCCAGAGCCGGGCGCCTGTCACGCCCGGTCCGCCGGCCGCACCCACCCCGTGCGCCGTTTCGAATCGGGTGAGCCCCCCCTGCCGTCGGCAAGGGGACCTACTGGGCCACCGGCGACCCCGGGGGCCGGACAGACGGAGGAGCACACCGTGACCGTGGAGAGCACCGCGGGGCGCAAGCCACGCCGCACCACAGCGAAACGCGCCGGCGCCAAGAAGCCACCGGCACCGGCCGCCGCAGCCGGGCAGCCGGAGCTCGTACAGCTGCTGACCCCCGAGGGCAAGCGCGTCGAGCACCCCGAGTACTCCATCGACCTCGGCCCCGAGGAGCTGCGCGGGCTGTACCGGGACATGGTGCTGACCCGGCGCTTCGACGCCGAGGCCACCGCGCTCCAGCGCCAGGGCGAGCTGGGCCTGTGGGCCTCGCTGCTGGGCCAGGAGGCCGCGCAGATCGGCTCCGGCCGCGCGCTGCGGGACGACGACTACGTCTTCCCCACCTACCGCGAGCACGGTGTGGCCTGGTGCCGCGGCGTGGACCCGACCAATCTGCTGGGCATGTTCCGCGGTGTGAACAACGGCGGCTGGGATCCGACGAGCAACAACTTCCACCTCTACACGATCGTCATCGGCTCGCAGGCGCTGCACGCCACCGGCTACGCCATGGGCGTGGCCAAGGACGGCGCCGACTCCGCCGTGATCGCCTACTTCGGCGACGGCGCGAGCAGCCAGGGCGACGTGGCCGAGGCGTTCACCTTCTCCGCGGTCTACAACGCCCCGGTGGTGTTCTTCTGCCAGAACAACCAGTGGGCCATCTCCGAGCCCACCGAGAAGCAGACCCGCGTCCCGCTCTACCAGCGCGCCCAGGGCTACGGCTTCCCCGGCGTCCGGGTCGACGGCAACGACGTCCTGGCCTGCCTCGCCGTCACCCGCTCCGCGCTGGAGCGCGCCCGCCGCGGCGAGGGCCCGACCCTCGTCGAGGCGTTCACCTACCGGATGGGCGCCCACACCACCTCCGACGACCCGACCAAGTACCGGCGGGACGAGGAGCGGGAGGCCTGGGAGGCCAAGGATCCGATCCAGCGGCTGCGCGCCTACCTGGAGGCCGAGGGCATCGCCGACGCGGCGTTCCTCGCCGGGCTGGACCAGGAGAGCGAGGAGCTGGGCCGCCACGTGCGCGACGCGATCCGGCTGATGCCGGACCCCGACACCATGGCGATCTTCGAGAACATCTACGCGGACGGCCACGCCCTGGTCGACGAGGAGCGTGCGCAGTTCGCCGCCTACCAGGCGTCCTTCGCCGAGGAGGGCAACTGACATGGCTGCCGAGAAGACCGTGAAGCTCCCGATCGCCAAGGCGATCAACGAGTCCCTCCGCAAGGCCATGGAGGACGACCCCAAGGTCCTGATCATGGGTGAGGACGTCGGCAAGCTCGGCGGCGTCTTCCGGGTCACCGACGGCCTGCAGAAGGACTTCGGCGAGGACCGGGTCATCGACACCCCGCTCGCCGAGTCCGGCATCGTCGGCACCGCCATCGGCATGGCGCTGCGCGGCTACCGCCCGGTGGTGGAGATCCAGTTCGACGGTTTCGTCTTCCCCGCGTACGACCAGATCGTCACCCAGCTCGCCAAGATGCACGCCCGGGCCCTCGGCAAGATCAAGCTGCCCGTCGTCATCCGCATCCCCTACGGCGGCGGCATCGGCGCGGTCGAGCACCACAGCGAGTCGCCCGAGGCGCTGTTCGCGCACGTCGCGGGGCTCAAGTGCGTCTCCCCGTCCAACTCCGCGGACGCCTACTGGATGATGCAGCAGGCCATCCGGAGCGACGACCCGGTCATCTTCTTCGAGCCCAAGCGGCGCTACTGGGACAAGGGCGAGGTCGACACCGCCGCCGCCCCCGGCCCGCTGCACGAGGCCGTCACCGCCCGCGAGGGCACCGACCTCACCCTCGTCGCCTACGGCCCGATGGTGAAGGTCTGCCTGGAGGCGGCGGCCGCGGCGGCCGAGGAGGGCAAGTCGCTGGAGGTCCTGGACCTCCGCTCGATGTCCCCGATCGACTTCGACGCGATCCAGCGCTCGGTCGAGAAGACCC from the Streptomyces xinghaiensis S187 genome contains:
- a CDS encoding molybdopterin molybdotransferase MoeA, encoding MTHRGADRGAAGADRDVDEALAIANDGPPSPRTAVAPSAGSAAEPAAPPAGARPEPAAAAPGGSAGPSAGPLAGADGAWDPWERINGDGSPEGAASSPEGAAPGGEPVDGHGHGHGHSHNHDRDHNRDRDRDHGCHTATGDREPPVGHAVHTGGPGPSGAPGAGAGHRHGAMPWSEARATAARAVRGPLAPEVRQLPDALGTVLAEPLTALTDLPSFDSSAMDGWAVSGPGPWRIATGGHGVLAGDDGLVPLEDGHAVRIATGARVPPGTTGVLRSEYGEIRRRPARGPEDGGHTGGNGAGNTGTGSTGTGSTGTGSGGAGSGGAGSRGGTNPPTDGPHGQEHGTTGAPAPGDASLHTTGGHTVVPGQDIRPRGQECRSGDRLLAAGTAVTPAVLGLAAAAGYDELRTVRRPRVEVLVLGDELLHSGLPRDGRIRDALGPMLGPWLETLGAEVTGTYRLGDDAEVLHTAVTASAADVIVTTGGTAAGPVDHVHPVLRRAGAEVLVDGVAVRPGHPMLLARLAPGRHLVGLPGNPLAAVSGLLTLVEPLLRALCGRAPRAAAYVPLAEGAPGHPRDTRLVPVVRRTGTPAAPPSGRSGHPGGRAPGSRGTAARSSGKTAAGTGHRAVPLRFNGPAMLRGIAAADGLAVVPPGGAEDGSMAEILELPWFEGETE
- a CDS encoding potassium channel family protein codes for the protein MKLPSYDVAARDAPDATGFRIQLPRRIAAHPLRQVARRLLLALLVLLTTVMIVYLDRDGYTDNTDESVDFLDAAYYATVTLSTTGYGDIIPASDSARLVNILAVTPLRVMFLIILVGTTLEVLTERTREEWRLARWRTHLRDHTVIIGYGTKGRSAVQTLHAKGLPKDQVVIVDPSSKVIDSANAEGFVGVIGDATRSDVLLRAEAQKARQIIIATQRDDTAVLVTLTARQMNRAAKIVAAVREEENALLLRQSGADAVITSASAAGRLLGLSSLSPSAGTVMEDLIQQGSGLDLVERPVVKSEVGRSVRETDDLVVSVLRGHRLLPYDDPTASPLRSTDRLITIVRARPRPHPAEPEERRPRE
- a CDS encoding NAD(P)H-quinone oxidoreductase, whose protein sequence is MHAITIPEPGGPEALVWAEVPDPVPAEGEVLVEVAASAVNRADLLQRQGYYDPPRGASPYPGLECSGRIAALGPGVAGWAVGDEVCALLSGGGYAEKVAVPAGQLLPLPEGVDAVTAAGLPEVACTVWSNVFMIAHLRPGDTLLVHGGASGIGTMAIQLAKAAGARVAVTAGSAEKLERCRELGADILINYHEQDFVQELRKATDGAGADVILDIIGAKYLDWNVKALAVNGRLAIIGLQGGVKGELNLNALLSKRGAVTATSLRARPEAEKASIVAAVREHVWPLVAAGRVRPVVDRTVPMRDAAEAHRAMEAGGHVGKILLVP
- a CDS encoding bacterial proteasome activator family protein, whose translation is MEKPSNERSQESSHVLVVGPDGMALGKAAGAGEEEQGESRETPLTEMVEQPAKVMRIGSMIKQLLEEVRAAPLDEASRVRLKEIHASSVKELEDGLAPELVEELERLSLPFTDDAVPTEAELRIAQAQLVGWLEGLFHGIQTALFAQQMAARAQLEQMRRALPPGVQLPDQEIEEEGGRPGGGARSGPYL
- a CDS encoding Stk1 family PASTA domain-containing Ser/Thr kinase, with amino-acid sequence MSDDGGQGRYRGRSVAGGRYQLRDLLGAGGMASVHLAYDTVLDRQVAIKVLHTELGREEAFRERFRREAQSVAKLSHTNIVSVFDTGEDALSDAEGGGKMPYIVMEYVEGRPLRSVLDEDIARYGAMPAEKALKIAGDVLAALEVSHEMGLVHRDIKPGNVMMNRRDVVKVMDFGIARAMQSGVTSMTQTGMVVGTPQYLSPEQALGRGVDARSDLYSVGILLFELLTGQLPFDADSPLAIAYAHVQEEPPVPSAVNRSLPPAVDALIARALKKNPNERFPTAEAMRQECERVASAARTGAAPAIVDGAGARASGAGVGSAVFPPLDQQNPALPGQGVQGVQGVQTPYQQPPVPGLAGPGGFGPSTPPPPSYPMGQQGYPAPSPYGPSGPAPYNLSPPAGGSGTGGGRNSSMPVVVGAVVVVLLALGGLITALVLNNGDDDGKQAGPGTGESADPSPTGGETGDGEGGDAAPAKEIAEDKSRTIDPEKCTDAYEHYDDKDAVSMPDLRFRHIASVKDCMNQAGWKYNDLEYEDSSIWGKNAVLEQIPRKGEPFDPDKDTITLTVATGKPE
- a CDS encoding protein kinase domain-containing protein, which codes for MAQTRSGGPSESEPANGGNGNGGSGDSPELWGDGGLVGDGRYRLTHRLGRGGMAEVFAAEDVRLGRTVAVKLLRSDLAEDPVSKARFTREAQSVAGLNHHAVVAVYDSGEDVIGGSTVPYIVMELVEGRTIRDLLIESDAPPPDQALIIVSGVLEALAYSHHHGIVHRDIKPANVIITNTGAVKVMDFGIARALHGAQSTMTQTGMVMGTPQYLSPEQALGKTVDTRSDLYATGCLLYELLAHRPPFTGESPLSVVYQHVQDMPVPPSRVSGAVPPELDGLVMRSLAKDPDDRFQTAEEMRGLAQYALQMLTEHGGHTGAWDTGTVAMAGAAPAAGTTAMMPAGGGDTSQIPAPLLGPPRGDDGGFDGTRHDGGRGGSGRGRGPLLLVAALALIAVTVGIIFALDRRDEGREPDQKPSPTVSQTQDKETSPSPEDEATQDTETDPGTGGQNEDYTPEQPSGEYTPSQDPTGGETTPTTPSQPPPSTPSQSTPSGPGSDPGETGEPGGDPGGDPGGAGGDPGGAGGGDAGAVDGGGAGD
- a CDS encoding phosphotransferase, which produces MTVLARRYALGEPLSCERVTHGLLNRGYALTTTRGRFFLKHHLDGDSPAIARQHRATARLAALGLPVVPPLADTAGSTVAVTGGRCFALHPWIDGRHRYGSQLTRAECGRLGELLGRVHTALERIMPPAPASAPGPGGTGPGDRLRLPGPRRPASPTSPPALASAEPADTYALIDELLARARRRPQRDAFDELAEHRLTERRALLRRHAHRRPRPGAEPAAGWVHGDFHPLNLLYRGTEPAAIVDWDRLSVQPRAEEAVRAAAIFFVRPRGPLALPGVRSYARGYRRASGADPAELAAAVHRVWWERLNDFWMLRWRYELRDPRADAQFPAAAALAVWWTEHYDAVRDAFTA